A single window of Nocardia sp. NBC_01327 DNA harbors:
- a CDS encoding SRPBCC family protein gives MKVITVTRTTSAAPEDIWALLADVAGRTRWDGALESIEGSFELGARGSVKLKGQPVRVWEIVECIRPQRYTDRFFLPMGGRMDWVHSIEPTDDGCAVTFDISAHGSTAFILRPIMRAILSRELPPTVDKLVTLAEAQIAERANQR, from the coding sequence ATGAAGGTCATCACTGTCACCCGTACAACCTCCGCCGCACCTGAGGACATCTGGGCGTTGCTCGCCGATGTCGCCGGTCGCACTCGCTGGGACGGCGCCCTGGAGTCGATCGAGGGCTCGTTCGAGCTGGGTGCGCGCGGCTCGGTGAAGTTGAAGGGGCAGCCCGTGCGCGTCTGGGAGATCGTCGAATGCATTCGGCCGCAGCGCTATACAGACCGATTCTTCCTCCCCATGGGCGGGCGGATGGACTGGGTCCACAGCATCGAGCCCACCGATGACGGATGCGCGGTCACCTTCGATATCAGCGCACACGGATCGACCGCATTCATCCTGCGCCCGATCATGCGCGCGATTCTTTCGCGCGAACTCCCGCCCACCGTCGATAAACTGGTAACTCTGGCCGAGGCTCAAATCGCAGAACGGGCGAACCAACGCTGA
- a CDS encoding LLM class flavin-dependent oxidoreductase, which translates to MASESAVRKSLFAVGIELDGEGYHPRAWRRAGHEPTLLLSPRRLRAQVAAAENAGFTFATFDDSIAPAGEIAGRIDAIGRASFVAATTSTIGLVPVVATTYGEPFHISTQLATLDYASRGRAGWLAADDPDTARTWGAAPRVTEDDIRHERGDAIEVARRLWDSWEDDAVVRDYAAGKFLNRDRLHHIDFIGETFSVKGPSIVPRPPQGQVVVFGYGTEQSGIDVALVSGAQPSDAVAAVQRARESGAARVLVDLTVALDTPTETAAERLADLGSDVTTNRPVPLHFSGSAADLVVLLTELSAHADGVRLHPVVLDEDLPVLARYVLPALLRAGIAHRPVPGSTLRANLGLSRPANRYAKELTR; encoded by the coding sequence ATGGCGAGCGAAAGCGCAGTCCGGAAGAGCCTGTTCGCAGTGGGAATCGAGCTCGACGGCGAGGGATATCACCCGAGGGCGTGGCGTCGCGCCGGGCACGAGCCCACCCTGTTACTTAGCCCGCGCAGACTGCGCGCGCAGGTGGCCGCGGCCGAGAATGCCGGGTTCACCTTCGCGACCTTCGACGATTCGATCGCCCCCGCCGGTGAGATCGCGGGCCGGATCGACGCGATCGGCCGGGCCTCGTTCGTGGCGGCCACCACCAGCACCATCGGGCTGGTGCCCGTCGTCGCCACCACCTACGGCGAACCGTTCCATATCTCTACGCAGCTGGCGACTTTGGACTACGCCTCCCGAGGCCGTGCGGGCTGGCTCGCCGCCGATGACCCGGACACCGCGCGGACCTGGGGTGCGGCGCCGCGGGTCACCGAGGACGACATCCGGCACGAGCGTGGCGATGCCATCGAGGTCGCGCGGCGGCTGTGGGACTCGTGGGAGGACGATGCGGTGGTGCGGGACTATGCCGCCGGCAAGTTCCTGAACCGGGATCGGCTGCACCATATCGACTTCATCGGCGAGACGTTCTCGGTGAAGGGACCGTCCATAGTGCCGCGCCCGCCCCAGGGGCAGGTGGTGGTATTCGGTTACGGCACAGAGCAATCCGGCATCGACGTGGCGCTGGTGAGTGGCGCGCAGCCATCGGACGCGGTGGCGGCGGTACAGCGTGCGAGAGAGTCCGGGGCGGCGCGCGTGCTGGTCGATCTCACGGTCGCGCTGGACACGCCCACCGAGACCGCGGCCGAGCGACTGGCCGATCTCGGCTCCGATGTCACTACGAATCGCCCCGTCCCGCTGCACTTCTCGGGCAGTGCGGCCGATCTTGTCGTCTTGCTCACGGAGCTGTCCGCACACGCCGACGGCGTCCGCCTGCACCCCGTGGTTCTCGACGAGGACCTCCCCGTCCTCGCCCGCTATGTCCTGCCCGCCCTGCTGCGTGCGGGCATCGCGCACCGCCCCGTTCCCGGTTCGACTCTGCGCGCGAATCTCGGACTGTCCCGGCCTGCCAACCGTTACGCCAAGGAGCTCACGCGATGA
- a CDS encoding NtaA/DmoA family FMN-dependent monooxygenase (This protein belongs to a clade of FMN-dependent monooxygenases, within a broader family of flavin-dependent oxidoreductases, the luciferase-like monooxygenase (LMM) family, some of whose members use coenzyme F420 rather than FMN.) has protein sequence MTEVPFPDARVHFGVFFQGVNHSTVWSDPSSGSQIDFETFRRVATTAERGLFDAFFLGEGLRLREQDGQLLDTDIAGRPDAIAQLVALAGLTDRIGLVATQNTTYNEPADLARRLSGLDLLSEGRAGWNVVTTDNAWTGENFRRGGFLDHAHRYERATEFLTTAREIWDSWSDRAIAPSRRSSSWLTPGAVRTIERDTDHFQVAITPTLPRSPQGHPVIFQAGVSSQGRDFAAAHAEVIFSPFGTNFEPAREFADDIRTRLVAAGRPADDIRILPGTQIVLAERESEVEEKKRWVLEQQITGATALSLVGQVWGRDLSHLDPDGPLPAEDPEQSVISGTRGAQRDGQDRVAIAGQWRELAESRGLSLRQVAIETTARFGFAGTPGQVADELTRWVRHGASDGFNITPYLVPTGLDDIVDWLIPELQERGSYPTEYTGTTLREHLRLRPPLTRR, from the coding sequence ATGACCGAGGTCCCCTTCCCCGATGCCCGAGTGCATTTCGGAGTCTTCTTCCAGGGCGTCAACCACAGCACCGTCTGGTCCGATCCGAGCAGCGGCTCGCAGATCGACTTCGAGACCTTCCGCCGGGTGGCCACCACCGCCGAGCGCGGGCTCTTCGATGCCTTCTTCCTCGGCGAGGGCCTGCGCCTGCGCGAGCAGGACGGGCAATTGCTCGACACCGATATCGCGGGCCGCCCCGATGCGATCGCCCAGCTGGTGGCGCTGGCGGGGCTCACCGATCGAATCGGGTTGGTAGCCACGCAGAACACCACCTATAACGAACCCGCTGATCTGGCGCGGCGACTGTCCGGACTCGATCTACTCTCCGAAGGCCGGGCGGGCTGGAATGTCGTCACCACCGACAATGCCTGGACCGGCGAGAACTTCCGGCGCGGCGGGTTCCTGGACCACGCGCACCGCTACGAGCGCGCCACGGAATTCCTCACAACCGCCCGCGAGATCTGGGATTCCTGGTCCGACAGGGCGATTGCCCCGTCCCGGCGCAGCTCGTCCTGGCTGACACCGGGCGCGGTGCGGACCATCGAGCGCGATACCGATCATTTCCAGGTCGCCATCACACCGACTCTGCCGCGCAGTCCGCAGGGTCATCCGGTGATCTTCCAGGCCGGCGTCTCCTCCCAGGGCCGCGATTTCGCGGCGGCCCATGCCGAAGTCATCTTCTCGCCCTTCGGAACCAACTTCGAACCGGCTCGCGAATTCGCCGACGATATCCGGACGCGACTGGTCGCGGCGGGCCGTCCGGCCGACGATATCCGCATTCTGCCGGGCACCCAGATCGTGCTGGCCGAACGGGAATCGGAGGTAGAAGAGAAGAAGCGCTGGGTGCTGGAGCAGCAGATCACCGGTGCGACCGCACTATCGCTGGTCGGCCAGGTCTGGGGCCGGGATCTGTCCCATCTCGATCCCGACGGGCCATTGCCCGCGGAAGACCCTGAGCAGTCGGTGATTTCGGGCACCCGGGGCGCGCAACGCGACGGCCAGGATCGGGTCGCGATTGCCGGGCAGTGGCGCGAGCTCGCCGAATCGCGCGGACTGAGCCTGCGTCAGGTGGCCATCGAGACCACCGCGCGCTTCGGTTTCGCGGGCACCCCCGGGCAGGTCGCGGATGAGCTGACCCGCTGGGTCCGGCACGGTGCGAGCGACGGCTTCAATATCACCCCGTATCTGGTGCCGACCGGTTTGGACGACATTGTCGACTGGCTGATTCCGGAGCTGCAGGAGCGCGGCTCCTACCCCACCGAGTACACGGGCACCACGCTCCGCGAACATCTCCGATTGCGCCCGCCGCTCACTCGACGCTGA
- a CDS encoding GntR family transcriptional regulator has protein sequence MPPSEQSPRRADATELAQERAQFNVQVEECLPASSHLLARRLHDLLRAALRDGAFGSGKLPSEPELMNQYQASRDVVREALDLLRSDGLVERRRGVGTVPVRADYLVSGALPPEGRSLEEHLALGRITPRLLHWAWVPAPRVIADHLDGTALGEDCLCIEYVLLLDRRPIALFTNYLRAPEAARVDLTTFRDDFYSLLHAGGIDFTTFDIGLQAALADDYAAALLHVLPGEPVLLVEQTIRDRNGQAIDYALGTCRSEMQLRIGSIPRIDLTGALPR, from the coding sequence ATGCCACCCAGCGAGCAGAGCCCCCGCCGAGCCGATGCGACCGAGCTCGCACAGGAACGGGCGCAATTCAACGTTCAGGTCGAGGAGTGCCTGCCCGCCTCCTCGCATCTGCTTGCCCGGCGGTTGCACGATCTGCTGCGCGCGGCCCTGCGCGACGGCGCGTTCGGCTCCGGCAAGCTGCCGAGCGAGCCCGAGCTGATGAATCAGTACCAGGCCTCGCGTGATGTCGTGCGTGAGGCGCTGGATCTGCTGCGTTCGGACGGTCTCGTCGAACGGCGGCGCGGGGTGGGCACCGTACCGGTCCGCGCCGACTACCTGGTCTCGGGAGCGCTTCCGCCGGAGGGCCGTTCGCTCGAGGAGCATCTCGCGCTGGGGCGCATCACCCCTCGACTGCTGCACTGGGCGTGGGTTCCGGCGCCCCGGGTGATCGCCGACCATCTCGACGGCACCGCCCTCGGCGAGGACTGCCTGTGCATCGAGTATGTGCTGCTGCTCGACCGGCGGCCGATCGCGCTGTTCACCAATTACCTGCGCGCTCCCGAAGCCGCCCGGGTCGACCTGACCACTTTCCGGGACGATTTCTACTCGCTGCTGCATGCCGGCGGCATCGACTTCACCACCTTCGATATCGGCCTCCAGGCCGCTTTGGCCGACGACTACGCGGCGGCGCTGCTGCATGTGCTGCCGGGCGAGCCGGTGCTGCTGGTGGAACAGACCATCCGCGATCGCAACGGGCAGGCGATCGACTATGCGCTGGGCACCTGCCGCAGCGAGATGCAATTGCGCATCGGCTCGATCCCCCGCATCGATCTGACCGGTGCACTCCCCCGCTGA
- a CDS encoding amidase, translating into MTTTTVPVAFSTLTDAAAALRSGAVSAVELIEGALATADAVDGSLGVFLARFDERARAQAERVDAKIAAGGELAPLDGIPLGVKDILAHAHASTTAQSLVLAPEWGAATGDCAVVSRLEQAGAIVTGKTTTMEFAIGVPDPDKPFPVPRNAWDLDRWAGGSSSGSGSGVAAGMFLGAIGTDTAGSIRIPAAFNGITGLKPTFGRVPKSGVVPLGYTLDHVGPMARSAADCALLLSVIAGHEAADPYSSPAAVDDYSGALTGDLRGITIGVDDLDRYANAGIDPAQPELFAAAIAALREAGATVVPVEVPMYPEVSAIDVVVMLAEAHTYHREDLRTRWSDYGRGTRVILAAGDALSASDYIQAQRVRRIAQQRMAALFTEVDLVLTPTGHLGAPPLAAIDQLQPLNVLASLHTPYWNPLGNPTLAVPIGLSSEHTPLSMSLSGRPFAEATVLRAGDAYQRLTDHHLRTPDLTKGLS; encoded by the coding sequence ATGACCACAACAACAGTCCCCGTTGCCTTTTCGACGCTCACCGATGCGGCCGCCGCACTGCGCTCCGGGGCGGTGAGCGCGGTCGAACTGATCGAGGGCGCCCTTGCCACCGCCGATGCGGTCGACGGCAGTCTCGGCGTTTTCCTGGCCCGCTTCGACGAACGGGCACGGGCGCAGGCCGAGCGGGTGGACGCGAAGATCGCGGCAGGCGGCGAACTGGCTCCGCTCGACGGAATACCGCTGGGCGTCAAGGACATTCTCGCTCACGCTCACGCGTCCACCACCGCGCAGAGTCTGGTGCTCGCGCCCGAATGGGGCGCCGCCACCGGCGATTGCGCCGTGGTGTCCCGGCTGGAACAGGCCGGGGCGATCGTCACCGGCAAGACCACCACCATGGAGTTCGCGATCGGTGTTCCCGATCCGGATAAACCGTTTCCGGTGCCGCGCAATGCCTGGGACCTGGACCGGTGGGCCGGTGGATCCAGTTCCGGATCCGGATCCGGCGTGGCGGCGGGCATGTTCCTGGGCGCCATCGGCACCGACACCGCGGGCAGTATCCGAATTCCCGCCGCGTTCAACGGAATCACCGGTTTGAAGCCCACCTTCGGGCGGGTGCCGAAATCCGGTGTCGTCCCCCTGGGCTACACCCTCGACCATGTCGGGCCGATGGCGCGCTCGGCCGCGGACTGCGCGCTGCTGCTGTCGGTGATCGCCGGGCACGAGGCCGCCGACCCGTACAGCTCGCCCGCCGCGGTCGACGACTACTCCGGTGCGCTCACCGGCGATCTGCGTGGAATCACCATCGGCGTAGACGATCTCGACCGCTACGCCAATGCGGGCATCGACCCGGCCCAGCCGGAACTGTTCGCCGCGGCGATCGCCGCACTGCGCGAGGCCGGGGCGACCGTGGTGCCGGTGGAAGTCCCGATGTATCCGGAGGTGTCCGCGATCGATGTCGTGGTCATGCTCGCCGAGGCGCACACCTACCATCGCGAGGATCTGCGCACCCGCTGGAGCGATTACGGCCGCGGCACCCGCGTCATCCTCGCCGCGGGCGATGCGCTCAGCGCCTCGGATTACATTCAGGCGCAACGGGTTCGGCGCATCGCACAGCAGCGGATGGCCGCGCTGTTCACCGAGGTCGACCTGGTTCTCACCCCGACCGGCCATCTCGGCGCGCCACCGCTGGCCGCCATCGACCAGCTGCAGCCGCTGAATGTGCTTGCGTCCCTGCACACCCCGTACTGGAATCCGCTCGGCAATCCGACCCTCGCCGTGCCGATCGGCCTGTCGAGCGAGCACACACCGCTGTCGATGTCCCTCAGCGGCAGGCCCTTCGCCGAAGCCACCGTACTGCGCGCCGGCGATGCCTATCAGCGCCTGACCGACCACCATCTGCGCACGCCCGACCTCACGAAAGGCCTGTCATGA
- a CDS encoding polyprenyl synthetase family protein, with amino-acid sequence MTAGPFAPETKTAAQVLAHTRELVEPAHRAAVDRLPGPLRHIVGYHVGWWNADGAACSESGKAVRPALTLAAARAVSGPLGDLLARAAVPAAVAVELVHDFSLLHDDVMDHDLTRRHRPSAWSVFGVGQAILAGDALQALAIDVLAEVATPGPALRVLTETVLELCAGQSADISFESRTDVTLDECLTMAAGKTAALLGCACELGAIAVGAGPRQIGEMRSFGRHLGTAFQLVDDLLGIWGDPKATGKPVGSDLRSHKKSLPVMAALSSGTAAGAQLGRLYYRDEPVDDLAVARLTELIERAGARRWASSEAEREIAAALACLERAGADAENSADLRVLADLITHRNH; translated from the coding sequence ATGACTGCTGGTCCGTTCGCGCCTGAAACCAAGACCGCCGCACAGGTACTGGCGCATACCCGGGAACTGGTGGAACCCGCCCATCGCGCTGCGGTGGACCGGCTGCCCGGACCCCTGCGGCACATAGTCGGATATCACGTGGGCTGGTGGAATGCCGACGGCGCCGCCTGCTCCGAATCCGGGAAGGCGGTGCGGCCGGCGCTGACGCTGGCGGCCGCGCGCGCGGTGAGCGGTCCGCTCGGTGATCTGCTCGCCCGGGCCGCGGTGCCCGCGGCGGTGGCCGTCGAACTCGTGCACGACTTTTCGCTGCTGCACGATGACGTCATGGACCATGACCTGACCCGCAGGCACCGCCCATCGGCCTGGTCGGTGTTCGGTGTCGGCCAGGCAATTCTGGCCGGTGATGCCTTGCAGGCCTTGGCGATCGACGTGCTGGCCGAGGTGGCGACGCCCGGCCCCGCCCTGCGGGTACTCACCGAGACGGTGCTGGAACTGTGCGCGGGCCAATCCGCCGATATCTCGTTCGAGAGCCGCACCGATGTCACCCTGGACGAATGCCTGACCATGGCGGCGGGCAAAACGGCCGCGCTCCTGGGTTGCGCGTGCGAGCTCGGCGCGATCGCGGTGGGTGCGGGGCCGCGGCAGATCGGTGAGATGCGTTCCTTCGGAAGGCATCTCGGCACGGCCTTCCAGCTGGTGGATGATCTGCTCGGCATCTGGGGCGATCCGAAGGCGACCGGCAAGCCCGTCGGCTCGGATCTGCGCAGCCATAAGAAGTCGCTTCCGGTCATGGCGGCGCTGTCTTCCGGCACCGCGGCCGGTGCGCAACTCGGCCGCCTGTACTACCGCGACGAGCCGGTCGACGATCTCGCGGTTGCCCGATTGACCGAGTTGATCGAGCGGGCGGGCGCGCGCAGATGGGCGAGCTCGGAGGCGGAGCGGGAGATCGCCGCGGCGCTGGCCTGCCTGGAGCGCGCCGGTGCGGATGCGGAAAACTCCGCGGATCTGCGGGTGCTGGCGGACCTGATCACGCACCGCAACCACTGA
- a CDS encoding acyl-CoA dehydrogenase family protein, which yields MSHSVVHRVAEISGQLAEAAAETEQAGKLSDKSVALIRDAGAMRMLQPTDFGGFAAHPRDFAEAVMAVSAACGSTGWVCGVGGVHPWEMALMDRRLQEEVWGANPDTWIASPYAPQGIATPTDGGYILKGRWSFSSGTDHCDWIFLGAIVGDADGMPVMPPQILHVVLPRADYTIVDDSWDVIGLCGTGSKDVIVDGAFIPAYRTIDSEEVSSGTLAADRAGRTETVYRLPFWAMFPLGITAAVIGIAEGALAAHLDYQRGRITAMGTAIKDDPYVLYAISEAASEIAASRAQLLDGISRLYDLADAGAPITFADRSVVRRNQVRCAWRAVAAVDEIFARSGGNAVRKGHVLQRFWRDAHVGLQHAIHIPGSIYHSDALTSMGIEPEGMLRALI from the coding sequence ATGTCGCACAGCGTTGTTCATCGGGTGGCGGAGATTTCCGGGCAGTTGGCGGAGGCCGCTGCCGAGACGGAGCAGGCGGGCAAACTGTCCGACAAGAGCGTCGCGCTGATCCGCGATGCCGGGGCGATGCGCATGCTGCAGCCCACCGACTTCGGCGGATTCGCCGCGCACCCCAGGGATTTCGCCGAGGCGGTCATGGCGGTGTCCGCGGCCTGCGGGTCGACGGGGTGGGTATGCGGCGTGGGCGGGGTGCATCCGTGGGAGATGGCGCTCATGGATCGCCGGCTGCAGGAAGAGGTGTGGGGCGCGAATCCGGATACCTGGATCGCCTCGCCCTATGCGCCGCAGGGTATCGCCACGCCGACCGACGGCGGCTACATCCTGAAGGGCCGGTGGAGCTTCTCCTCCGGGACCGACCATTGCGACTGGATCTTTCTGGGCGCCATAGTCGGTGACGCCGACGGCATGCCCGTAATGCCGCCGCAGATCCTGCATGTGGTGCTGCCGCGCGCGGACTACACCATCGTGGACGATTCCTGGGATGTCATCGGACTGTGCGGCACCGGCAGTAAGGACGTGATCGTCGACGGTGCGTTCATCCCGGCGTATCGCACCATCGACTCGGAGGAGGTCTCCTCCGGAACCCTTGCCGCCGACCGGGCCGGGCGCACCGAAACCGTGTACCGGCTGCCGTTCTGGGCCATGTTCCCGCTCGGCATCACCGCGGCCGTCATCGGTATCGCGGAGGGCGCACTGGCCGCGCACCTGGACTATCAGCGCGGCCGGATCACCGCCATGGGCACCGCGATCAAGGATGATCCGTACGTGCTGTACGCCATTTCCGAGGCGGCCTCGGAGATCGCGGCGTCACGCGCCCAGCTGCTGGACGGGATCAGCAGGCTCTACGATCTGGCCGATGCGGGTGCGCCGATCACTTTCGCCGATCGGTCCGTGGTGCGCCGCAATCAGGTTCGCTGCGCCTGGCGCGCGGTGGCCGCGGTCGATGAGATCTTCGCCCGGTCCGGTGGCAATGCCGTGCGCAAGGGTCATGTGCTGCAGCGCTTCTGGCGGGATGCGCATGTGGGCCTGCAGCATGCCATTCATATTCCGGGATCGATCTACCACTCCGACGCGCTGACCTCGATGGGCATCGAACCGGAGGGCATGCTGCGGGCGCTGATCTGA
- a CDS encoding sensor histidine kinase codes for MGQLLIEANDDLRAPLTEIGELVDRYRQGAESDGDLVMDRIAQESVRMRRMLDELLTLTRMDVLYPFEWQPVDMGAVADEVLRDVHVPESHNRLAALTIEGPDSCGVVGDRIRLRLALSNLIACAMAAAEPGAVVSVRLIAGERVIRIEATTNGQATTAGRATAGLGLAVVQSIVAAHAGAVWVEHEAGRSGTFTVELPRALTPCGSGTPGGIRP; via the coding sequence ATGGGTCAGTTGCTGATCGAGGCGAACGATGACCTGCGCGCCCCGCTGACCGAAATCGGCGAACTCGTCGATCGGTATCGGCAGGGCGCGGAATCCGACGGCGATCTGGTGATGGACCGGATCGCCCAGGAGTCGGTGCGCATGCGCCGCATGCTCGACGAATTATTGACCCTCACCCGAATGGATGTGCTGTATCCATTCGAATGGCAGCCCGTGGACATGGGCGCCGTGGCCGATGAGGTCCTGCGCGACGTCCATGTCCCCGAATCGCATAATCGCCTGGCGGCATTGACAATCGAAGGCCCTGATTCCTGCGGGGTGGTCGGCGATCGCATTCGCCTGCGCCTGGCGCTGTCGAACCTGATCGCGTGCGCGATGGCCGCCGCCGAGCCCGGCGCCGTGGTCTCGGTGCGACTCATCGCGGGCGAGCGGGTGATTCGCATCGAAGCCACCACGAATGGTCAGGCGACCACCGCCGGCAGGGCTACCGCCGGGCTGGGGCTGGCCGTGGTTCAGTCGATAGTCGCCGCACACGCGGGCGCGGTGTGGGTCGAGCACGAGGCCGGTCGCAGTGGCACTTTCACCGTCGAACTACCCCGCGCCCTGACTCCGTGCGGTTCCGGAACTCCCGGTGGCATTCGGCCGTGA